In the genome of Calothrix sp. PCC 6303, the window GAAGAAAAGAAATTTGGTATTTGGTTGATTAATACCAAAGATGATCAGGAAATTATTGGGTTAGTTGCTTTGTGGTATTTCTTTGATGAAGAACAACCCCAGTTGGTTTATGCTTTGTTACCTGAAGCAACTAAAAAAGGTTATGCTACTGAAGCCGCAGCTAAAATAGTGAAATATTCTTTTGATGAACTTGGATATAAATATTTGATAGCGAGTTGCGATAAACCTAATCTTGAGTCTAAGAATGTAGCGGAAAGAATTGGGATGAGGGAAGTAGAAGAGAAGAGTGTGGATGATAAGCCTATACTATTTTTCAAGGTTGATAATTGCACGGTAAATGCTCGCCCAATCATCTTAGTAGAATGATATTCTTGATGTTCAGATCACCGACTTATTCAACAAGTCGGTGATGTAATTAATATTTAACTTTTCTATTCTACAACACAAGCTTTAATTTGCTCAAGCAAAGCTTCTTGATCAAGGTTTTGACCAATTAACACAAGTTGGTTTTTCTTCTCCCCTTTCCACTCATCATCGTCCATCGTAAAACGTTTGCCACAAAGGTGAAAAATATGGCGTTTGGGACTTTCTTCAAACCACATGATTCCCTTAGCACGGAATATATTAGTCGGTAGTTGATTATCTAGAAAATATTGAAACTGACGGATACCAAATGGTTTATCACTTTGAAATGAAATGGAGGTAAAACCATCATTTTCTAAATGAGCAGAATGATGATGGTGTTCGTGATCATGTTCACAATTTTCGTGATCATGTTCATGATGATCATGTTCATGATGATGATCATGTTCATGATGTTCATCTAAATCAAAATACTTCTCTGATGCAAATAAACCCACACTCAGAATCAAAGCTAAAGGAACTTGGGAATTTTTCGTCCGAATAATTCTTGCACCTTCTTTAACCTGATTAATTTTGGTTTCTAAGTTGTTTAATTCGCTTTCAGTAACTAAATCAGTTTTATTCAACAGAATGACATCACCGTAGGCAATTTGACTATGTGCAGCTTCAGAATTAAAAAGGTCTAAGCTATAATTAGCTGCATCAACAACGGTGACAATAGAATCTAAACGGGTTAAATCCCGTAATTCGGTACCAAGAAACGTTAAAGCTACAGGCAAAGGATCGGCAAGTCCTGTTGTTTCTACCACCAAATAGTCAATATTATCTCTACGTTCTAAAATCTTATAAACAGCATCAACCAAATCGGTGTTAATAGTACAGCAAATACAACCGTTACTTAACTCCACCATATTCTCATCAGTGCTGACAATTAACTCATTATCAATACCAATTTCACCAAATTCGTTAACTAAAACTGCCGTTTTCAAACCTTGCTGATTGCTGAGGATATGGTTGAGTAAAGTAGTTTTGCCGCTACCTAGAAAGCCAGTAATAATTGTTACTGGTATTCCTTGTTTAGTGGAATTCATTACCGGGGATTGGTTGGGACTTACTGCTGACTGCATCATGCGATCGCCTAATTGGATAAATAGCCTTTCTGATAATTTAGCGTAGACCATCTAGAGTCAGGAAAATTAGTTTAGACACAAATACCAATTATCTTTGGTAAATTAGATCCAGTTGAAAGTTAAAATTAGAGGCTAAATTTTTCTGACATGACCCTAACCGTTTACAATACACTCACTCGTCACTTGGAAGCATTTGAAACCGTCGAGCCTGGAAAAGTAAAAATGTATTGCTGCGGTGTGACAGTATATGACTACTGCCATTTGGGTCATGCACGCTCATATATTAATTGGGATACGGTACGGCGGTATTTGGCTTGGCGTGGCTATCGGGTAGAATATATCCAGAATTTTACGGATATTGACGATAAAATTCTCAACCGTGCCAAAGAACAAGGCTCGACTATGGAAGTCGTTTCTAACCGCTTCATTGATGAATATTTTACCGATATTCGTCGCTTGAATGTTACGGATGCTGATGATTATCCCCGTGCAACTGAGCATATCCAGGATATCCAAGATTTAATTCAGATTCTAGTAGATAAAGATTTAGCTTACAGCGCTGGTGGTGATGTTTACTACCGCGTGGAAAAATTCCCGACTTACGGTAAACTCTCAGGTCGAAATTTATCCGATATGCAAGCGGGGGCTAGCGGGCGTGTAGAGGCAGAAACTAGCGAAAATACCAAAAAACAATACCCCCTCGACTTTGCGCTGTGGAAAGGGGCAAAACCAGGGGAACCAGCATGGGATTCGCCCTGGGGTCAAGGTCGTCCAGGATGGCACATTGAATGCTCGGCGATGATTCGTAGCCGCTTGGGTGAGACAATTGACATCCATGGTGGTGGAGGAGACTTAGTATTTCCCCACCACGAAAACGAAATTGCCCAATCTGAAGGTGCAATTAATAAACCTTTGGCGCGATACTGGACACATAACGGGATGGTGATGGTGGATGGACAGAAAATGTCCAAATCTCTGGGGAACTTCATCACAATTCGGGAATTGTTGGATGGAAAATGGGAAAAATACCCCGAACCAGTTCACCCAATGGCAGTACGCTTATTTGTATTGCAAGCACACTATCGCAAACCATTAGATTTTACCGAAGACGCGATCGCATCCTCGGTGAATAGTTGGAAAACTCTCCAAGAAGGTTTGGTTTTTGGCGAACAATTTGGAGAAAAACTCGGTTTTACTGAAGATGGCAACCAACTTGATAAAAATCTAATTGAACGCTTTGAATCTTTTGGAGATGATGACTTTAATTTCTCCGGTAGTTTAGCGGTATTATTTGAACTGGCAAAAGAACTACGTCGAGAAGGGAATATCCTAGTTCACGAAGGTAAAACCAAAACTAATACCGCAGAATTACAGCAAGCTTGGTATACATTAGTAACTTTAGCTCAGGTTTTGGGATTAGAAGCGAAGCTAGAAGCTGTTGAGGATAACTCTTCAGCAGGTTTCAGTGATGCTGACATCGAAACCTTAATTGAACAACGTAACGCAGCCAGAAAAAGTAAAGATTTTGCCGAAAGCGATCGCATTCGCAATCAACTCCAAGCCCAAGGCGTTACACTCATCGATAGCAAAGAAGGTACCCGCTGGCATCGGTAAGGGGAATCTAGAGGTTCTGGTGTAAGTCAAAAGAACCTCTATCTATAGATTCCAGTATTTCATCCAGATTAAAACTACAGTTAAAGGTTTTTGAATATCCACCCCACAGAAAGTCCTCAAATTCTGTTAGTATTCAAGAGCATTTGCTGAAATAATATCTGAAAGTTGAACTAAATATTTTATGTTCGCTGATTTAAATAAAGCTTTATCACAAATCAATATAGCCGCTGATTGGGTTGGCATCAGAGCCGTTAAAGAAACTTTATCAACCCGGTTTGTGCGGGATGCTATTCCCCAAATCAATGGTAAATCCTTTACCTTAGGGGCAATGGTGGAGGTAATGGTAAACGGATGTATTGCCTACGCTGCTACCAATTCCGTCACACCCGATGACTTGCAAACGGCAGTTGAGGCAGCATACCATCATGCGATCGCATCTAGCGAATGGTCTGTATTTAAGTTTGATGTCACCACCTCCCGTCCCCAAGTTATTGGTGAATACATCTCCCCCCACGTTAAATCATTAGATACCCTCACACCAGCAGAAATCAACGATATTCTCATTCGTATTTGCAAAACCCTCAAAGTTAACGACAAAATCGTTCAAACATCTGCTGAACTCGTCACTACCGACAGAGAAGTTTGGTTTGTTAGCAGCAATGGTTCCCAAGTTTACCAAAAATTCCTCTTTATCAGCACCTACTACGGCGCTACCGCCCAAGATGGTAATGTAGTACAACAACGTAGTAGCAATGGTTGGCAAGCACATACCTATCAAGGAGGGATGGAACTATTTAACGATGCTAACTTGTGGCAACGGGCGCAAACCATCGGTGAGCAAGCAGTAGAATTACTGGCAGCAGATGAATGTCCCAATACCCGTACTAATCTAGTATTAGCACCAGATCAAATGATGCTACAAATACATGAAAGTGTGGGACATCCCTTGGAAGTAGATCGGATTCTCGGTGATGAGCGCAACTATGCAGGCGGTAGTTTCATCAAAGCAGGTGATTTTGGCAACCTAGTTTACGGGTCTTCATTAATGAATATCACCTTTGACCCCACCGTCTCCGGTGAAATCGCCAGTTACAACTTCGATGATACAGGAGCCACAGCCACCAGAGAATATTTAATTAAGGGGGGAGTATTAAAGCGTGGTTTAGGTAGCTTAGAAAGTCAAGCCCGCGCCGCTATTCCCGGTGTGGCTTGCGCCCGTGCTTGCTCATGGAACCGTCCAGCAATTGACCGCATGGCTAACTTAAACTTGGAACCAGGTGAAGATACATTTACAGATATCATCGGTGATATTGAAGACGGT includes:
- a CDS encoding GNAT family N-acetyltransferase, giving the protein MLKNLVLKTDRLVLKPTLESDLSTLHSIFINPYVKKYLCDDNIWSLPQVEEMIVESQKLFEEKKFGIWLINTKDDQEIIGLVALWYFFDEEQPQLVYALLPEATKKGYATEAAAKIVKYSFDELGYKYLIASCDKPNLESKNVAERIGMREVEEKSVDDKPILFFKVDNCTVNARPIILVE
- a CDS encoding CobW family GTP-binding protein, whose amino-acid sequence is MQSAVSPNQSPVMNSTKQGIPVTIITGFLGSGKTTLLNHILSNQQGLKTAVLVNEFGEIGIDNELIVSTDENMVELSNGCICCTINTDLVDAVYKILERRDNIDYLVVETTGLADPLPVALTFLGTELRDLTRLDSIVTVVDAANYSLDLFNSEAAHSQIAYGDVILLNKTDLVTESELNNLETKINQVKEGARIIRTKNSQVPLALILSVGLFASEKYFDLDEHHEHDHHHEHDHHEHDHENCEHDHEHHHHSAHLENDGFTSISFQSDKPFGIRQFQYFLDNQLPTNIFRAKGIMWFEESPKRHIFHLCGKRFTMDDDEWKGEKKNQLVLIGQNLDQEALLEQIKACVVE
- the cysS gene encoding cysteine--tRNA ligase; translated protein: MTLTVYNTLTRHLEAFETVEPGKVKMYCCGVTVYDYCHLGHARSYINWDTVRRYLAWRGYRVEYIQNFTDIDDKILNRAKEQGSTMEVVSNRFIDEYFTDIRRLNVTDADDYPRATEHIQDIQDLIQILVDKDLAYSAGGDVYYRVEKFPTYGKLSGRNLSDMQAGASGRVEAETSENTKKQYPLDFALWKGAKPGEPAWDSPWGQGRPGWHIECSAMIRSRLGETIDIHGGGGDLVFPHHENEIAQSEGAINKPLARYWTHNGMVMVDGQKMSKSLGNFITIRELLDGKWEKYPEPVHPMAVRLFVLQAHYRKPLDFTEDAIASSVNSWKTLQEGLVFGEQFGEKLGFTEDGNQLDKNLIERFESFGDDDFNFSGSLAVLFELAKELRREGNILVHEGKTKTNTAELQQAWYTLVTLAQVLGLEAKLEAVEDNSSAGFSDADIETLIEQRNAARKSKDFAESDRIRNQLQAQGVTLIDSKEGTRWHR
- a CDS encoding TldD/PmbA family protein — its product is MFADLNKALSQINIAADWVGIRAVKETLSTRFVRDAIPQINGKSFTLGAMVEVMVNGCIAYAATNSVTPDDLQTAVEAAYHHAIASSEWSVFKFDVTTSRPQVIGEYISPHVKSLDTLTPAEINDILIRICKTLKVNDKIVQTSAELVTTDREVWFVSSNGSQVYQKFLFISTYYGATAQDGNVVQQRSSNGWQAHTYQGGMELFNDANLWQRAQTIGEQAVELLAADECPNTRTNLVLAPDQMMLQIHESVGHPLEVDRILGDERNYAGGSFIKAGDFGNLVYGSSLMNITFDPTVSGEIASYNFDDTGATATREYLIKGGVLKRGLGSLESQARAAIPGVACARACSWNRPAIDRMANLNLEPGEDTFTDIIGDIEDGIYMESNRSWSIDDRRYKFQFGCEYAKLIENGKLTKTLRNPNYRATTPEFWGSLVKLGNSSTWEMYGTPFCGKGEPNQAIWVGHGSPVCVFADVEVFGGGT